A single genomic interval of Lactococcus sp. S-13 harbors:
- the glgD gene encoding glucose-1-phosphate adenylyltransferase subunit GlgD, whose amino-acid sequence MNNSNKMAAILSNVSSSQALRPLTDVRPIATLPFDCKYRLIDFSLSSLSNAHIDNIFMTFNEGETQSVFDHLGSGAEWGLDGFSNRYFVYIQQDFYRLKEQGKPYFAQQINFLRKSKAPYTVLLGSKFICNVDLNAVLKIHKLAGKDITTVYKKVSPDLAGEYDTILRFDEDGKMTNSYRKQLTEVQDKEALCLNLFIVNTEWLINFIQEMQNAGEIGSIAHLIRARMKDYDVNSYEYTGYMSNITSVKAFYDANMVMLDSQNFTSLLYSSQPVHTKIKNEVPTYFSQESNVINSHLGSGCIVQGEVKNSLISRDSKVLKGAKVEESLVFTGGKVKEGATVKYAIIDKNAVVENNISIIGTPEKPIVIPKGTVVTEDIIATD is encoded by the coding sequence ATGAACAATAGTAATAAAATGGCTGCTATCCTTTCTAACGTATCATCAAGTCAGGCTTTACGTCCCTTAACCGATGTCCGCCCAATCGCAACACTTCCTTTTGATTGTAAGTACCGCTTGATTGATTTTTCCCTTTCCTCTCTTTCAAATGCGCATATAGATAATATTTTTATGACCTTTAACGAAGGGGAAACCCAATCGGTCTTTGACCATCTTGGTTCAGGAGCTGAATGGGGACTTGATGGATTTAGCAATCGCTACTTTGTCTACATTCAACAAGATTTTTATCGCTTAAAAGAACAAGGTAAGCCTTACTTTGCTCAGCAAATCAATTTCCTACGTAAATCCAAAGCTCCTTATACCGTCCTTTTAGGAAGCAAGTTCATTTGCAACGTCGATTTAAATGCGGTATTAAAAATTCACAAATTAGCTGGTAAGGATATCACCACCGTCTATAAAAAAGTTTCACCAGATTTGGCGGGAGAGTACGATACCATTCTTCGATTTGATGAAGACGGGAAAATGACAAATTCCTATCGAAAACAACTCACAGAAGTACAGGATAAAGAAGCACTTTGCTTAAATCTTTTTATCGTAAATACAGAGTGGCTTATTAACTTCATTCAAGAAATGCAGAATGCTGGAGAAATCGGATCAATTGCCCACTTGATTCGTGCGCGTATGAAAGATTATGATGTAAATAGTTATGAATACACGGGTTATATGAGCAATATTACGAGTGTGAAAGCCTTCTATGATGCTAATATGGTTATGCTGGATTCGCAAAATTTTACCTCATTGCTTTACAGCAGCCAACCTGTCCATACTAAAATCAAAAACGAAGTTCCAACCTATTTTTCACAAGAGAGCAATGTTATCAATAGTCACCTTGGCTCAGGCTGTATTGTTCAAGGCGAAGTAAAAAATTCATTGATTTCACGCGATTCCAAAGTTTTAAAAGGAGCTAAAGTCGAAGAGAGTCTTGTTTTCACTGGCGGAAAAGTTAAAGAAGGGGCCACTGTGAAATACGCAATCATTGATAAAAATGCTGTGGTTGAAAATAATATTAGTATTATTGGAACTCCTGAAAAGCCAATCGTCATCCCTAAAGGAACAGTTGTTACTGAAGATATTATTGCTACCGACTAG
- the glgA gene encoding glycogen synthase GlgA, translated as MKILFASSECAPFFKTGGLGDVAGALPKELAKKPEISSIAVILPYFKNEMKESWKEQLTDEFYDFVDVGWRHEYVGVKSLLKDGVKYYFLDNEHYFGRGVLYGYDDDGERFAFFDLAVCQLMEKLDFIPDILHLNDWQTAMIPFLLKEKYKWIDAYKKIKTVLTIHNIEFQGIMQGTALTELFGMGMERYFEGVVRHNGMLNMLKTGILYADQVNTVSPSYAKEIQTAEFGCQLDSVLNYVQGKVSGILNGIDYDLFDPETDTQIPYHFTVKDISGKYEMKAELQKRAGLPVKPKVPLIGMVSRLTNQKGFHLVLSQLENLLQKEVQIVLLGTGFPAIESGFQHFAQQYPEKMSANIAFNLQIAQEIYAGSDFFLMPSAFEPCGLSQMIAMRYGTLPIVHEIGGLRDTVKPYNPNTKEGTGFGFVDFTGEVLLNTIERAINLYQTEPETMKRLIKSAMTEDFSWENKAQQYIHLYENLER; from the coding sequence ATGAAAATTTTATTTGCCTCAAGTGAATGCGCCCCTTTTTTTAAAACTGGCGGATTGGGAGATGTGGCAGGAGCCTTACCTAAAGAATTAGCTAAAAAGCCAGAAATATCTTCTATCGCTGTGATTCTACCTTATTTTAAGAATGAGATGAAAGAGAGTTGGAAAGAGCAGCTTACAGATGAGTTTTATGATTTTGTAGATGTAGGATGGCGACATGAATATGTTGGTGTAAAAAGTTTGTTGAAAGATGGTGTAAAGTACTATTTTCTTGATAATGAGCATTATTTTGGTCGAGGTGTACTTTATGGATACGATGATGATGGTGAACGCTTTGCTTTCTTTGACCTAGCTGTTTGTCAACTCATGGAAAAGCTTGATTTCATCCCCGATATTCTGCACCTTAATGATTGGCAGACGGCAATGATTCCATTTTTACTCAAGGAAAAGTACAAATGGATTGATGCTTATAAAAAGATAAAGACTGTTTTGACCATTCATAATATTGAGTTTCAAGGAATCATGCAAGGGACAGCTTTGACAGAGCTATTTGGCATGGGGATGGAACGTTATTTTGAAGGTGTTGTTCGGCATAACGGAATGTTAAATATGCTAAAAACCGGAATTTTATATGCCGATCAAGTCAATACTGTTTCGCCTAGCTATGCTAAAGAAATTCAAACTGCTGAATTTGGCTGTCAGCTTGATTCCGTCTTGAATTACGTTCAAGGTAAAGTTTCTGGAATCCTAAACGGGATTGATTACGATCTCTTTGATCCAGAAACAGATACTCAAATTCCTTACCATTTCACAGTTAAGGATATATCGGGTAAATACGAGATGAAAGCCGAACTTCAAAAACGTGCAGGTTTACCCGTTAAACCAAAAGTTCCTTTAATCGGGATGGTTTCACGTTTGACGAATCAAAAAGGATTTCATTTAGTCTTAAGTCAACTGGAAAATTTATTGCAAAAAGAGGTACAAATTGTCCTGCTCGGTACAGGCTTTCCAGCAATTGAGTCGGGTTTTCAACACTTTGCCCAGCAGTATCCAGAAAAAATGTCAGCAAATATTGCTTTTAATCTCCAAATTGCTCAAGAAATCTATGCAGGATCTGATTTTTTCTTGATGCCTTCAGCTTTTGAACCGTGCGGTCTATCCCAAATGATTGCGATGCGATATGGGACACTCCCTATTGTGCACGAAATTGGAGGGTTGAGAGATACGGTAAAACCTTATAACCCGAATACCAAAGAAGGAACAGGTTTTGGTTTTGTCGATTTTACTGGAGAAGTTTTACTCAATACGATTGAACGAGCAATTAATCTTTACCAAACAGAACCAGAAACGATGAAAAGATTGATTAAATCAGCGATGACGGAAGATTTTTCGTGGGAAAATAAAGCACAGCAATATATTCATCTTTATGAAAATTTAGAAAGATAA